In one window of Chryseobacterium viscerum DNA:
- a CDS encoding carboxylesterase family protein produces the protein MTPNQQNTTIFETRFGKILALKEEGIIRARSIRYAHSERFKEPVAIEASLSSVIISPEKTPVCPQALSPLVEKMIGATSVESFEADESTQYLSITRPETVSENEKLPVVVWIHGGSHEIGCGDLATANPAEWVKEQHIIVVAVSYRLGLFGFLGGDETRPANLGLLDMIEALRWIKANIAEFSGDENNITLLGQSSGGDAIAHLMISEGVEDLFQRVIIQSAPLGLRHKRQKMSAEFLKKTEVLKDETDVLKMMEDYKIFVPSVIKYGLKAAMPFGTQYGYFPLCKEEESVEMWKKNAQKFDVIIGLNNDETAFYLKTSEALNKYFGKGFGLKLIDKAVEKTTALIYGNPAKQFAQTLAESGGNVYLFRIHSKLKDNHIGAPHCIDLPLIFGNESAWKSSELLKDIPWSRIHENGKKLRALWAEFARTGKISDASERPEILELRKI, from the coding sequence ATGACACCTAATCAGCAGAATACCACTATTTTTGAGACCAGGTTCGGGAAAATTTTAGCATTAAAAGAAGAGGGGATTATCAGAGCCAGAAGTATCCGATATGCTCATTCTGAAAGATTTAAAGAACCCGTTGCCATAGAAGCTTCTTTATCTTCTGTAATTATTTCCCCGGAAAAAACACCAGTCTGTCCACAGGCTTTAAGTCCGCTTGTGGAAAAAATGATTGGAGCAACCTCCGTTGAAAGCTTTGAAGCAGATGAATCTACCCAGTATCTCTCCATAACCCGCCCTGAAACAGTTTCTGAAAATGAAAAGCTTCCTGTTGTAGTCTGGATTCATGGAGGATCTCATGAAATAGGCTGTGGTGATCTTGCTACTGCCAATCCTGCCGAATGGGTGAAAGAACAACATATCATCGTAGTTGCCGTCTCGTATCGTCTGGGATTGTTCGGTTTTCTAGGTGGAGATGAAACAAGACCTGCTAATCTTGGACTTTTGGATATGATCGAAGCATTGAGGTGGATAAAAGCCAATATTGCAGAGTTTAGTGGTGATGAAAACAATATTACCCTTCTCGGGCAGTCTTCAGGAGGAGATGCTATTGCTCACCTAATGATTTCAGAAGGGGTGGAGGATTTATTTCAGCGTGTGATCATCCAGAGTGCTCCTCTGGGATTACGCCATAAAAGACAGAAAATGTCTGCAGAATTTCTTAAAAAAACAGAAGTATTGAAAGATGAAACTGACGTTTTAAAAATGATGGAGGACTACAAAATATTTGTACCCTCTGTAATAAAATACGGTTTGAAAGCTGCAATGCCCTTTGGTACACAATACGGATATTTTCCTCTGTGTAAAGAAGAAGAGTCGGTGGAGATGTGGAAAAAGAATGCTCAGAAATTTGATGTGATCATTGGTTTAAATAATGATGAAACTGCCTTTTATCTCAAGACTTCCGAGGCTTTAAATAAATATTTCGGAAAAGGATTTGGTTTAAAACTCATAGATAAAGCGGTTGAAAAAACTACAGCACTTATCTATGGAAATCCGGCAAAACAATTTGCTCAGACTTTGGCTGAATCCGGTGGAAATGTCTATCTCTTCAGAATTCATTCAAAATTGAAAGACAATCACATCGGAGCACCACATTGTATTGATCTTCCTTTGATTTTTGGGAATGAATCAGCGTGGAAATCTTCCGAACTGCTGAAAGATATTCCCTGGAGCCGTATTCATGAGAACGGTAAAAAACTGCGGGCACTTTGGGCAGAATTTGCCAGAACCGGAAAAATATCTGATGCCTCCGAAAGACCGGAGATCCTGGAACTCCGAAAGATATAG
- a CDS encoding ankyrin repeat domain-containing protein: MRNLILILGLFLSSWMSAQEKAKSIFDIARSGTVPEVQELMKQNPDVINQVNENGFSPLILACYRGNTPVAEFLITHVKNMNYASGEGTALTASVFKGDKNLTQKLLENRADPNVANSSGVTPLIYAVQSQNKEMVVLLLKNKANKALADKQGKTVFEYALFSKNQDIINLLKN, encoded by the coding sequence ATGAGAAATCTAATCTTAATTTTAGGATTATTTCTGAGCTCATGGATGTCTGCCCAGGAAAAAGCAAAATCAATATTTGATATTGCCAGAAGCGGAACAGTTCCTGAAGTACAGGAGCTGATGAAACAAAATCCGGATGTTATTAATCAGGTGAACGAAAATGGTTTTTCACCACTTATTTTAGCCTGTTACAGAGGAAATACTCCGGTTGCGGAATTTTTAATCACTCATGTTAAAAATATGAACTATGCAAGTGGAGAAGGAACAGCTTTAACGGCTTCTGTCTTTAAAGGAGATAAAAATCTTACTCAGAAATTATTAGAGAACAGAGCTGATCCCAATGTTGCAAACAGCAGCGGAGTAACTCCATTGATATATGCAGTTCAGTCACAAAACAAAGAAATGGTTGTGCTGTTACTCAAAAATAAAGCTAATAAGGCATTAGCAGACAAGCAGGGGAAAACTGTTTTTGAATATGCTTTATTTTCTAAAAATCAGGATATTATTAACCTATTAAAAAATTGA
- a CDS encoding winged helix-turn-helix transcriptional regulator, giving the protein MTAIKESSTIQENKKTVQDCPVMYVMERIGGFWKPIILFNLSTGEKRYSELKKAIPAVTEKMLIQHLKQLETDGLIIRTAKPVIPPHVTYRLSDAGNELAPVIDAMAAWAFQDMERNDNKCAEGNRYMLNQDQNAFSQNLKK; this is encoded by the coding sequence ATGACAGCGATCAAAGAAAGTTCAACCATTCAGGAGAATAAGAAAACAGTACAGGATTGTCCCGTAATGTATGTTATGGAAAGAATTGGCGGATTCTGGAAACCTATTATCCTGTTTAATCTTTCCACAGGCGAAAAAAGATACAGCGAACTGAAAAAAGCAATTCCTGCCGTAACAGAAAAAATGCTGATCCAGCATCTGAAACAGTTGGAAACAGATGGATTGATTATCAGAACAGCAAAACCTGTAATACCTCCTCATGTGACCTATAGGTTGAGTGATGCAGGTAATGAATTGGCTCCTGTTATTGATGCCATGGCTGCATGGGCTTTTCAGGATATGGAAAGAAATGATAACAAATGTGCTGAAGGAAACCGATATATGTTGAATCAGGATCAGAATGCTTTTAGCCAAAATCTAAAAAAATAA
- a CDS encoding ectonucleotide pyrophosphatase/phosphodiesterase: MKRGIHFLLLLISFTAFAQQGNIDTAQVIIPGRQNTTEAQSKPYVIMISTDGFRYDYAQKYNAENLLKLANSGVKAEAMIPSYPSITFPNHWSLITGLYPSHHGLIDNFFYDYKRKEGYAMSNKKNAEDGSWYGGTPLWGLAEKQGMVSASLMWVGSASDAGGMRPSYYYPYHEKFSPSEKVEKVVNWLKLPEDKRPHFISLYFPEVDGSGHHYGPDTKETETAVHLIDQAIGDLVQKVDGLGLKNVNFIFVSDHGMIKVDGGAPLEIPAVLFDKNRFDFYNSQTLLRVYVKNPDEVKKVYKQLKAQKTDDYEVYLDKKLPKYLHFATRDDQYNRIGQILLIPKAPKIFLEKGKKTSVGKHGYNPKVVPEMKATFFARGPEFKNNLVISEFANINVYPLVAEILGLKIDQPIDGKLKILKETLKDKK, translated from the coding sequence ATGAAGCGAGGAATCCATTTTTTACTGCTGCTAATTTCTTTTACGGCTTTTGCGCAACAGGGCAATATTGATACAGCCCAGGTGATTATCCCAGGTAGACAGAACACCACGGAAGCACAGTCAAAACCTTATGTGATTATGATATCTACAGACGGTTTCCGTTATGACTATGCACAGAAGTACAATGCTGAAAACCTTTTGAAACTGGCCAATAGCGGTGTGAAAGCTGAAGCAATGATTCCAAGCTATCCAAGTATTACTTTCCCTAATCACTGGAGCTTAATTACCGGACTTTATCCTTCCCATCATGGCTTGATTGATAATTTTTTCTACGACTATAAAAGAAAAGAAGGGTATGCCATGAGCAATAAAAAAAATGCTGAAGACGGAAGCTGGTATGGAGGAACTCCACTTTGGGGACTTGCTGAAAAACAGGGAATGGTATCAGCATCTTTAATGTGGGTAGGATCTGCCAGCGATGCCGGAGGAATGAGACCTTCTTACTACTACCCTTATCACGAAAAATTTTCTCCTTCCGAAAAAGTAGAAAAAGTGGTGAACTGGCTGAAATTACCGGAAGATAAAAGACCTCATTTTATATCATTATATTTCCCGGAAGTAGACGGAAGCGGGCATCATTATGGTCCTGATACAAAAGAAACCGAAACTGCTGTACATCTGATAGACCAGGCGATAGGTGATCTTGTTCAGAAAGTAGATGGATTAGGCTTAAAGAACGTCAACTTTATATTTGTGTCTGACCACGGAATGATCAAAGTAGACGGTGGAGCTCCATTAGAAATCCCGGCCGTTCTTTTTGATAAAAACAGATTTGATTTTTACAATTCCCAGACTTTGTTAAGAGTTTACGTTAAAAATCCTGATGAGGTAAAGAAGGTTTACAAACAACTGAAAGCTCAGAAAACAGATGATTACGAAGTGTATCTGGATAAAAAACTTCCTAAATATCTGCATTTTGCAACAAGAGATGACCAATACAACAGAATAGGACAGATTCTTCTGATCCCTAAAGCACCGAAAATATTCTTAGAAAAAGGTAAGAAAACATCTGTTGGAAAACATGGCTACAACCCTAAAGTTGTGCCGGAAATGAAAGCTACTTTCTTTGCCCGGGGACCTGAATTTAAAAACAATCTGGTCATCAGTGAATTTGCTAACATTAATGTTTATCCTTTGGTTGCTGAGATTTTAGGATTGAAAATAGATCAGCCAATTGACGGAAAACTGAAAATTTTAAAAGAAACCCTGAAAGACAAAAAATAG
- a CDS encoding T9SS type A sorting domain-containing protein, with protein MKLKTTLLLIGFFAFFHVKSQYSTGTVPLFSTPGGADLAYSVKIDLTPSLVTLTLIGPSTGWLGMAFDTTNMDDIGKDVVIFDGTNLSDRTFNGQGVVPPLDGTQNWTVTSNTVAGSVRTVVATRALNTGDANDYVFTFPPASPLNVTYGRRLSNFTIAYHGSNSCGTTALTFGSTLGTSETALESKKIVLYPNPAKETVSFKNIDKIKSVDIYESAGRKVRSVKLEGENISVRDLKSGTYYFEITLKDGTTSYEKLIKE; from the coding sequence ATGAAATTAAAAACTACATTATTATTGATCGGATTTTTTGCTTTTTTTCATGTAAAAAGTCAATATTCGACAGGAACTGTGCCTCTGTTTTCCACACCCGGAGGAGCAGATTTGGCTTATTCAGTTAAGATAGACCTTACTCCTTCTTTAGTTACCCTTACCCTTATCGGCCCTTCTACAGGATGGCTGGGAATGGCTTTCGATACAACGAATATGGATGATATAGGGAAGGATGTTGTTATTTTTGATGGAACCAATTTAAGTGACAGAACATTTAATGGCCAGGGAGTGGTGCCGCCTTTGGATGGAACTCAGAACTGGACTGTAACCTCCAATACAGTGGCTGGAAGCGTTCGTACTGTAGTCGCTACAAGAGCTTTAAATACAGGAGATGCTAATGATTACGTTTTTACTTTTCCTCCCGCAAGCCCTTTAAACGTTACATATGGACGTAGATTATCAAACTTTACGATTGCTTATCATGGTTCTAACAGCTGTGGTACTACAGCGCTTACTTTTGGTTCTACTTTAGGGACCAGCGAAACCGCTTTAGAGAGTAAGAAAATAGTTCTTTATCCAAACCCGGCTAAAGAAACGGTAAGCTTTAAAAATATTGATAAAATAAAATCTGTTGATATTTATGAATCTGCCGGAAGAAAAGTAAGATCTGTGAAACTTGAGGGAGAAAATATCAGTGTCAGAGATTTAAAATCTGGTACTTATTATTTTGAAATCACATTGAAAGATGGAACTACATCTTACGAAAAACTGATTAAAGAATAA
- a CDS encoding NAD(P)H-binding protein → MKIVITGSLGNVAKPLAQQLIAEGHNITVVSSSDARKQDIESLGATPAIGSITDVNFLTQTFEGADAVFVMTPPAISPDKIVENTTNAGKNYAEAIKNANVKRAVMLSSVGAESPVENGPIAGLHNIEKIYNEVENTSFTFLRAGYFYNNFFNDIPLIQNAGIIGGNYPASVEVPIVHPNDIAQAAAEELVKDGNTNNIRYIVSDVRKAADFAKVLGTSVNKPELPWVEFSDEDSLNGMLQAGLPEDMAHLYVEMGRGIRTGVVQKDFIDHNSPVTGNVKLEDFAKEFSSKF, encoded by the coding sequence ATGAAAATTGTAATCACAGGATCATTAGGAAATGTAGCCAAACCATTAGCACAACAGTTAATTGCCGAAGGGCATAATATTACAGTAGTCAGCAGCAGCGATGCAAGAAAACAGGATATTGAATCTCTGGGAGCCACTCCAGCCATAGGTTCTATCACAGACGTTAATTTTTTAACTCAGACATTTGAAGGAGCAGATGCTGTTTTTGTAATGACTCCTCCGGCTATCAGCCCGGATAAGATTGTAGAAAACACAACCAATGCAGGAAAAAATTATGCTGAAGCTATAAAGAATGCCAACGTAAAAAGAGCCGTAATGCTAAGCAGTGTGGGAGCTGAATCTCCGGTAGAAAATGGCCCCATTGCAGGTCTTCACAATATTGAAAAAATATATAACGAAGTAGAAAATACCTCTTTCACTTTTTTAAGAGCCGGATATTTTTATAATAATTTTTTCAACGATATTCCTTTGATTCAAAATGCTGGAATCATTGGAGGGAATTATCCTGCAAGTGTTGAAGTACCAATTGTACATCCCAATGATATTGCCCAAGCTGCCGCTGAAGAACTGGTAAAAGACGGAAATACAAACAACATCCGGTATATTGTAAGTGATGTGAGAAAAGCGGCTGATTTTGCAAAGGTTTTAGGAACTTCTGTTAATAAGCCTGAACTTCCATGGGTAGAATTCTCTGATGAAGATTCTTTAAATGGAATGCTTCAAGCCGGACTACCTGAAGATATGGCTCATCTTTATGTTGAAATGGGTAGAGGAATAAGAACCGGGGTTGTTCAGAAGGATTTTATTGATCACAATTCTCCTGTTACAGGTAATGTAAAGCTAGAGGATTTTGCTAAAGAGTTTTCTTCTAAGTTTTAA
- a CDS encoding GNAT family N-acetyltransferase: MEFKTLANITTDELLSVFNHSFSDYVIPFHLTKEVLVSKIAAEKLDMSLSAGAFEDGKLVGFILQSEKVENGEKIIYNGGTGVVPESRGKGLVRKMYDFIIPVLKERNANTLLLEVIEGNQPAIRAYENLGFVIVRRLLCFNGSIQQGKENAEVSIRDLKDFQWELLCSFWDIEPSWQGSVFVLEPMPENHVTLGAYDGDKLVGYIIYGPAAKKVYQFAVDKNYRNRGIGTKLFNAVKDKNGGQGIALNNVDDSSENTSKFLSERVGLNNWLSQFEMKRSI, translated from the coding sequence ATGGAATTTAAAACTTTAGCCAATATTACAACAGACGAACTTCTGTCAGTATTCAACCATTCATTTTCAGATTATGTTATTCCTTTCCACTTAACGAAAGAGGTGCTTGTCTCAAAAATTGCAGCAGAAAAATTAGATATGAGTTTATCTGCCGGAGCATTTGAAGATGGAAAACTGGTAGGTTTTATTCTTCAGTCTGAAAAAGTTGAAAATGGGGAGAAAATTATATACAATGGCGGAACAGGCGTAGTTCCTGAAAGCAGAGGTAAAGGATTGGTGAGAAAAATGTATGATTTTATTATCCCTGTTTTAAAAGAAAGAAATGCCAATACATTGTTGCTTGAAGTGATTGAAGGAAATCAGCCTGCAATCAGGGCGTATGAAAACCTGGGCTTTGTAATTGTCCGAAGATTACTTTGTTTTAACGGAAGTATTCAGCAGGGAAAAGAAAATGCTGAGGTTTCTATTAGAGATCTGAAAGACTTTCAATGGGAGCTGCTATGCTCTTTCTGGGATATTGAACCTTCATGGCAAGGGTCAGTTTTCGTATTGGAGCCGATGCCGGAAAATCATGTGACTTTAGGAGCTTATGATGGAGATAAACTGGTAGGATATATTATCTATGGCCCTGCAGCGAAAAAAGTATATCAGTTTGCTGTAGATAAGAACTACAGAAACCGTGGAATTGGAACAAAGCTTTTTAACGCTGTTAAAGATAAAAATGGCGGGCAGGGTATAGCATTGAACAATGTAGATGATTCTTCAGAAAATACCAGCAAATTTCTCAGTGAACGAGTAGGACTGAACAATTGGCTGTCACAGTTTGAAATGAAAAGATCTATTTAA
- a CDS encoding helix-turn-helix domain-containing protein, producing the protein MDNQEVEIYNTVSEYNKMANHETLHPLVSVIDFSKSDPICQYKRKFGFYTVFLKDVMCGDMQYGKHSYDYQEGTLVFIAPGQTYGIYNKDRFVQPAGFALIFHPDLIKGTNLGKNMKDYSFFSYDVHEALHLSEKEREVVLDCFKNIKLELEQAIDKHSKSLIVNNIELFLNYCMRFYDRQFITRDHINQGVIGKFENLVDDYLKSENPKNIGFPMVNYFAEKLNLSANYFGDLIKKELGISAQEFIHNKLIDIAKEQILDQAKTISEISYDLGFKYPQHFTRLFKTKVGISPSEYKILN; encoded by the coding sequence ATGGACAATCAGGAGGTTGAAATCTATAATACGGTCTCGGAATACAATAAAATGGCGAATCATGAAACGCTGCATCCGCTGGTAAGTGTGATTGATTTTTCCAAATCCGATCCTATATGCCAGTATAAAAGAAAATTCGGTTTTTATACCGTTTTCCTGAAGGATGTAATGTGTGGAGATATGCAATATGGGAAACACAGCTATGATTATCAGGAAGGAACTTTGGTTTTTATTGCACCCGGGCAAACATATGGAATTTATAATAAAGACAGATTTGTTCAGCCTGCAGGTTTTGCCCTAATTTTTCATCCGGATTTAATAAAAGGAACCAACCTAGGGAAGAACATGAAAGACTATTCATTTTTCTCTTATGACGTACATGAAGCCCTACACCTCTCTGAAAAAGAAAGAGAAGTAGTGTTGGATTGCTTTAAAAATATTAAGCTTGAACTGGAACAGGCTATTGATAAACACAGCAAATCTTTAATCGTTAATAATATTGAACTATTCCTGAATTACTGTATGCGTTTTTATGACCGCCAGTTTATTACGAGAGATCACATCAATCAGGGGGTGATTGGAAAATTTGAAAATCTGGTTGATGATTATTTAAAATCTGAAAATCCTAAGAATATTGGTTTTCCAATGGTAAACTATTTTGCAGAGAAGCTGAACCTGTCCGCCAATTATTTTGGAGATCTGATAAAAAAAGAACTGGGTATTTCCGCTCAGGAATTTATCCATAACAAACTTATTGATATCGCTAAAGAACAAATCCTGGATCAGGCAAAAACAATCAGTGAAATTTCCTATGATTTAGGGTTCAAATATCCACAGCATTTTACAAGATTGTTCAAAACAAAAGTAGGCATTTCTCCAAGTGAATACAAAATCCTGAACTAA
- a CDS encoding YceI family protein, with protein sequence MKKLALLSVLLLTASYASAQKYSSKTGKVTFEASVPLFDDIFAQDDNNVVILNADNGEMASVSTVKNFHFKTKLMEEHFNESYAESAKYPKTTFKGKIVNFDKTKLTASPQKYTVQGTLNFHGVDKAVNSAATLYAKDGKIYMQGGFVAKPADYKVTIPKMVTKKVAENVNIEYNYVMVKQ encoded by the coding sequence ATGAAAAAATTAGCATTATTAAGCGTATTACTGCTTACTGCCAGTTACGCATCAGCACAAAAATACAGTTCTAAGACAGGAAAAGTAACTTTTGAAGCTTCGGTTCCTCTGTTTGATGACATCTTTGCCCAGGATGACAATAATGTTGTTATTCTGAATGCGGATAACGGTGAAATGGCATCCGTTTCTACAGTTAAGAACTTTCATTTTAAAACCAAATTAATGGAAGAGCATTTCAATGAAAGTTATGCTGAATCTGCAAAATATCCGAAAACAACTTTCAAAGGGAAAATTGTCAACTTTGATAAAACAAAGCTTACGGCCAGCCCTCAGAAATATACTGTTCAGGGAACACTTAACTTTCATGGTGTAGACAAAGCGGTTAACTCTGCAGCTACTTTGTATGCAAAAGATGGTAAAATATATATGCAGGGTGGTTTTGTGGCCAAACCTGCAGATTATAAAGTGACTATACCTAAAATGGTTACAAAGAAAGTTGCAGAAAATGTCAACATAGAATACAACTACGTAATGGTAAAACAATGA
- a CDS encoding cupin domain-containing protein, whose amino-acid sequence METFNTTIFPKGEKASSDYFSGGTAWVYILKPNEDSLNCQIGNVIFEPGCRNNWHSHGGGQILIVTSGTGYYQEKDKPVQILNPGDVVNIPPDIIHWHGAAPNSGFTHIAINPNTQNGIVEWLEPVTDEEYNNL is encoded by the coding sequence ATGGAAACTTTTAATACAACCATTTTTCCAAAAGGGGAAAAAGCTTCTTCAGATTATTTCTCCGGAGGAACAGCGTGGGTTTATATTCTGAAACCCAATGAGGATAGCCTGAACTGTCAGATTGGAAATGTCATTTTCGAGCCAGGATGCAGAAATAACTGGCATTCTCATGGAGGCGGACAGATATTAATCGTAACTTCAGGAACAGGATACTATCAGGAAAAAGATAAACCTGTACAGATTTTAAACCCAGGAGATGTTGTTAACATTCCTCCTGATATTATCCACTGGCATGGAGCTGCTCCGAACAGTGGGTTTACCCATATTGCCATTAATCCTAATACTCAAAACGGGATTGTAGAATGGCTGGAGCCTGTAACGGATGAAGAGTATAATAATTTATAA
- a CDS encoding alpha-amylase produces MNPTMIQFFHWYSEGDGKLWKEAEKQAGYLAKLGITSVWFPPAYKGTNGGYSTGYDAYDLYDLGEFDQKGTIATKYGTKNDYTKAIKALKKQNIQVIVDIVLGHKAGGDELEKFKVVKVDEENREKIISDVIEIESYTKFTFPGRGKKYSDFEWNFTCFSGVDYAEGMESHIYKIQSEYGNDWEEMIDDEKGNYDYLMYNDIEHRNPFVREELNNWAKWYFDQTDFDGVRLDALKHISFDFYKEWLTLLRSNSGKNIFAVGEYWAPGYLHLLQKYIEVTDGCMSLFDSSLQNNFHTASREGGSYDLRRIFDETLTQADPMHSVSLVANHDTQPLQDLEAPVDPWFKPLAYAFILLRKDGYPCIFYPDLYGAHYVDKDREGNDQEIFMPKVDGIEELLKARKDYAYGDQQDYFEDANCLGWVRTGDDEHPGCATVLSNKDSYNKPMEMGMLYSGKKFKDLLKRFKDKVTIDENGWGNFPVPAGNVSVWIPE; encoded by the coding sequence ATGAACCCAACCATGATTCAGTTTTTCCACTGGTACTCTGAAGGCGACGGAAAATTGTGGAAAGAAGCCGAAAAACAGGCCGGATACTTAGCAAAACTTGGAATCACTTCTGTATGGTTTCCTCCAGCCTATAAAGGAACAAATGGCGGTTATTCTACCGGATATGACGCTTATGATCTCTATGACCTTGGAGAATTTGACCAAAAGGGTACCATTGCTACAAAATACGGTACTAAAAATGATTATACAAAAGCCATTAAAGCCTTAAAGAAACAAAATATACAAGTGATTGTAGATATTGTCCTGGGACATAAAGCAGGAGGTGATGAGCTGGAAAAATTCAAAGTGGTAAAAGTAGATGAAGAGAACAGGGAGAAAATTATCTCCGACGTCATTGAAATTGAATCTTATACCAAATTTACCTTTCCAGGAAGAGGAAAAAAATATTCTGATTTTGAATGGAACTTCACCTGCTTCAGCGGTGTAGATTACGCGGAAGGTATGGAATCCCATATTTATAAAATACAGTCTGAATATGGAAATGACTGGGAAGAAATGATTGATGATGAAAAAGGAAATTATGATTACCTGATGTATAATGACATTGAACACCGAAATCCTTTTGTACGGGAAGAGCTCAATAATTGGGCAAAATGGTATTTTGATCAGACAGATTTCGATGGCGTGAGACTGGATGCTTTAAAACATATTTCTTTTGATTTTTATAAAGAATGGCTTACGCTGCTCCGTTCCAATTCCGGAAAAAATATTTTCGCTGTAGGAGAATACTGGGCTCCCGGATATCTTCATCTTCTCCAAAAATATATTGAAGTAACGGATGGATGTATGAGTCTTTTTGACAGTTCGTTACAGAATAATTTCCATACGGCTTCCAGGGAAGGTGGTTCTTATGATCTCAGGAGAATTTTTGATGAAACTCTTACTCAGGCAGATCCGATGCATTCTGTAAGTTTGGTAGCCAATCATGATACACAGCCTTTACAGGATCTTGAAGCTCCTGTAGACCCATGGTTCAAACCTCTTGCCTATGCATTTATCTTATTAAGAAAAGACGGCTATCCATGCATCTTCTATCCAGATCTCTATGGAGCTCATTATGTGGATAAGGATAGAGAAGGTAATGATCAGGAGATATTTATGCCCAAAGTAGACGGTATTGAAGAGCTGTTAAAAGCAAGGAAAGATTATGCTTACGGTGACCAGCAAGATTATTTTGAGGATGCCAATTGCCTTGGTTGGGTTCGCACTGGTGATGATGAACATCCAGGATGTGCAACTGTTCTGAGTAATAAAGATTCTTACAACAAGCCTATGGAAATGGGAATGTTGTATTCCGGAAAAAAATTCAAAGATCTGTTGAAACGATTCAAAGACAAAGTAACGATTGATGAAAACGGATGGGGAAATTTCCCAGTTCCGGCAGGAAATGTAAGTGTCTGGATTCCTGAATAA
- a CDS encoding NAD(P)-dependent alcohol dehydrogenase, with amino-acid sequence MSTITVKAYGAESTTADLKEMNIERREVTTKDVEIEILYCGVCHSDLHTARNDWGGSLYPVVPGHEIVGRITNVGSEVSKFKVGDLAAVGCMVDSCGHCDSCKHDLEQYCQNGFTGTYNGKDKHLGGHTFGGYSQKVVVDEHFVLSVPENLDLAAVAPLLCAGITTWSPLRHWNAGPGSKVAVVGLGGLGHMAIKLAKGLGAEVTLFSRTPGKTDDAKQLGADHVVISTDDSQMDAVKGKFDLIIDTVPYEHDINPYMQTLSLNGTLVLVGFVGEFQETEVSTRPMIFQRRSVAGSLIGGIAETQELLDFCGKHNIVSDIELIKMQDINNAYERMLKSDVKYRFVIDMQSL; translated from the coding sequence ATGAGTACAATCACAGTAAAAGCTTATGGTGCAGAGTCTACCACAGCAGATCTGAAAGAAATGAATATTGAAAGAAGAGAGGTAACCACAAAGGACGTAGAGATTGAAATCCTATACTGCGGGGTATGCCACTCTGACCTTCATACAGCAAGAAACGACTGGGGCGGATCTTTGTATCCTGTAGTTCCGGGACATGAAATTGTAGGAAGAATTACCAATGTAGGAAGTGAGGTTTCCAAATTTAAAGTAGGCGATCTTGCTGCAGTAGGATGTATGGTAGATTCTTGCGGACATTGCGACAGTTGTAAGCACGATTTGGAACAATATTGCCAAAACGGATTTACAGGAACTTATAACGGGAAAGATAAGCATCTTGGAGGCCACACTTTTGGAGGATATTCTCAAAAAGTAGTTGTTGATGAGCATTTCGTTCTAAGTGTTCCTGAAAATTTAGATCTGGCAGCAGTAGCACCACTTCTATGTGCAGGAATTACTACATGGTCACCACTAAGACACTGGAACGCAGGTCCGGGTTCAAAAGTGGCCGTTGTAGGATTAGGTGGATTGGGTCACATGGCTATTAAACTGGCAAAAGGACTGGGAGCTGAAGTTACTTTATTCTCAAGAACTCCGGGTAAGACTGATGATGCAAAGCAACTTGGAGCTGATCATGTAGTGATCTCTACAGATGATTCACAGATGGATGCTGTAAAAGGTAAATTTGATCTTATCATTGATACGGTACCTTATGAACATGACATCAATCCTTATATGCAAACTCTTTCTTTGAACGGAACTTTAGTTCTTGTAGGATTTGTAGGTGAATTCCAGGAAACTGAAGTAAGTACAAGACCTATGATCTTCCAACGTCGTTCTGTAGCAGGTTCTTTGATCGGAGGTATTGCAGAGACACAGGAATTGTTAGATTTCTGTGGAAAACATAATATTGTTTCTGATATTGAGCTGATTAAAATGCAGGATATTAACAACGCGTATGAAAGAATGCTGAAAAGTGATGTAAAATACCGTTTCGTCATTGATATGCAATCTTTGTAA